From Vigna angularis cultivar LongXiaoDou No.4 chromosome 11, ASM1680809v1, whole genome shotgun sequence:
CGAACATGCTGCGCATTCTGGTGGCCACCGATTGCCACCTCGGGTACATGGAGAAGGACGAGGTGCGCCGCCACGACTCCTTCCACGCCTTCGAGGAGATTTGCGCCATTGCCGAGCGCCAGGGCGTGGACTTCGTTCTCCTTGGCGGCGACCTCTTCCACGAGAACAAGCCGTCGCGGTCAACGCTAGTCAAGGCCATCGAGATTCTCCGCCGCTACTGCCTCAACGACCGCCCCGTCCCGTTCCAAGTCGTCAGCGACCAGACGCTCAATTTCCAGAACGCGTGAGTCTCTCTCtgtctctccctctctctctctctctctctctctctctcgtcGCTAACTCGTGTGTGTGGTTCTTAAATGTATGTGAAGGTTATTAAGGATAGAGTGAGTGATTGTTATTTGTTCCGCAGGTTTGGTCACGTGAACTATGAGGATCCTCACTTCAATGTTGGCTTGCCGGTTTTTACCATTCATGGAAATCATGATGATCCTGCTGGTGTGGTATGATTTTGGACTTGTATTCTTTGTTCATTGCTGCATTTAGAATGTGCCCGATTAAGAAGGAGACCATAAGGAGATTTTATATTCGGGAATTACTCCGTGTTTACCGGAAAtggttgattgttttgaaagttTGCATGCTCGAATGTTCGAGAGGTTTATGCTGTAAGTTGGTATTTGAAAATTGAAACGATTTTTGGTTTTGCTTGGAACATTTGTTTTGTTACTTAAGTCGTTATTTAGAGTTTCGGCTGGATAAAATGAACGTCGAGTGGCTAGGATTAGGAAGGTGTTATAGGAAATTCTGGGCCTTGTATGAACGGGTTAACCATTTTTGTaacaatggtatcagagccttgCACGAATCCAATGTTTCGAGTTCGAACCTTGGAGGAACCTACTCCTACCATTGGGGAGTCCCGAATTTTCCAAGCCGCTAGGTGCTGGCTTCTTAAGGAGGGGCATTTGTTATAGGAAATTATGGGCCTTGTATGAACGGGTTAACCTTTTTGTAACAGAAGGGGGTGGGTGTTATAGACTGAGGACATGGATAAATCATCGACTGTTGGTTTTCATGCCTTTACTGTTCAATAATCTAGACTTGGTTTATTTTTTCCTTAGGGTTTGGATGGGAGGTAGAATCGCAAAAGAGGCTAATGATTATCCATGTGGGCTTGGGGGAAATACTAGTATACTTTTACCTTGTTATAGCTCCATACAAGTCATAAGTATCTGGACTAGTGTTTGTTTATTTCACCACTATTTGTTTTGCTTCAAGAGGGCGTTAGATGAAGATGTATTACTAGTTATAATTTCTgtctttcctttccttttttcttaattttttttgtaaggaCTGGAGTTGTTGGTCTTGTACTTAGCATTGTTGCAAGATAAATTCAGAATAAGATTGATAAATGTGTTATtacaaataaacattttttgaGAAAATGCACATGGGCAAAGTAAAGCTTGTAATAGCTTGATTCTTGTACTTAGCATTGTTGCAAGATAAATTCGGAATAAGATTGATAAATGTGTTATTACACATCATAAACATTTTTTGAGAAAATGCACATGGGCAATGTAAAGCTTGTAAAAGCTTGATTCTCACTCACTTTGTGAGCTAGTTTTTGGAGTTGAATTAGGCCCTATTGTAAAATTGATTTCGGGTCTCCCCATGAAATCTATTTAAGACTGCTACTTGGCCTTTGCGATGTATGAAAAATCAGTCCTACAATCTCCACATTCCAGATTTCTAGTATTGATCACGAAGGGTTGACTGTTGAGATCCCACTTCAACTATAAAAGAGACTGAATTAGAATTTAGAAAGGTTTCGGCAATTCTTACTTCATGAACTCGCTTTTGGAGATCAGTTACgcttaataaaatttatgatgtCTAAATTCTGACTAACGGAACACCTTATTTACATTTTCCTCAGCAAGCAATTTGTATATACATTTGAAAAGGTGatgatgtttttatttcttttgcttGTTGGATTTCCTACTGACATTCGTGATCTGAAAAAGTCAATTGATTTTGAAGGAAACTGATAGATCTCCAGATTTATTTAAAACTGTAAAGACTTCCAAGACAGGTTTTTGGATGTTCACCCAGAAAAACCAGACAGctttattaataatgaaacaAGCACATTAATCCAAACTGTTACACTAGCCTTGTTCTTTCGAGAGGACTAGACTCTCCCTAGCCTTTCCTTTACAAAACTTCCTAAAAAACTGCTAAAAACAACCGCTTacataaactttataaaaatctGAGACAACAAAACCTATCCATAACTGTCTGTCCCTTTTATATCTCCTAATAAACTAAATCATACAGTTTTTCTTCTATTGTAAACCTTCCCTTTGTACCTATCAGAAActaaaccccccccccccccccccccccccccccccccccccccccccctttaCCTCCTTTTAGTTTAgctatgtatatatatttgacaacattaatattttgtctatctaatttttcaaactacaacaaatATGATCACTTTATTGAATCATTGTCGCAGGACAACCTTTCTGTGGTTGATATTCTCTCAGCATGTAACCTAGTCAACTACTTTGGGAAAACAGTTCTTGGGGGCTCTGGTGTTGGTCAGATCGCTCTGCACCCTATTCTTATCAGAAAGGTTTGTTATTGAACGCTCTTACTATCAGGATACAGTATATTTAGTGAAACCGTCACTTTTTTCTTTAGGTGCATGTTTGGTTTTGCTTAATTTCAGGGAAGCTTTTTTCTTCCCCTTCAAATTCTCTTGGTGAGATTTTAATTCAAAGTAATAAGTCAATGCAGACAAACTAATGGGAAAAAAAGGAAGACAAATCTGGAATAATTAGAAATCTCATTTTGTCCTGAAGCTGTATTTTTATGAATTGCAGGGTTCAACAGCTGTAGCTCTGTATGGTCTGGGAAACATTAGAGATGAAAGGCTTAATAGAATGTTTCAAGTATCCTACTAATAAAATTTGCTTTGAAGCGGTTCATCTATTTAAGTGCACTCCTATCCGGAGGTAGTAAATTacttacttaaatattttttcagaCACCACATGCTGTGCAGTGGATGCGACCTGAATCTCAGGAAGGGTGTCAAGTGTCTGATTGGTTCAACATTCTGGTACTTCATCAGAACAGGTTGTCTTCTTTTCGTCTGTCTGTTTTAGGAGGCTGCATTTAATATCACTTATTGATGAAGATgtgttgattgttttgaaatataacTTTGACTTTGAATTTATTGTTATTGCTTGCAGTCTAGATGATGTACAGTATTGaagttttagattttaatcTGCATGATTATTCATCTTGTTTTCACTAATGGTATGTAGGGTGAAGACAAATCCAAAAAATGCAATAAATGAGCACTTCCTGCCTCGCTTTCTAGACTTCATTGTGTGGGGCCATGAGCATGAATGTTTGGTTGACCCGCAGGTGTTCTGATTAAACTTCTCTTGAATGGACCGATATAGAATATGTTGTGCTCTGCAAAATTAATATGGATTTTGATTTTCTACAGGAAGTTCCAGGGATGGGATTTCACATCTCTCAACCAGGGTCATCAGTTGCAACGTCTCTTATTGATGGAGAATCAAAGCCAAAGCATGTACTTCTTCTAGAAATTAAGGTTGTCTGTGTACTGGGAATCTAAATGTCTCTCCCATAGTAGAATATCAGTGATTGTTGTATTTCATCATCTTACTAAGTGCTTAAAATAAATGGTTATTGTCAGGGAAATCAATATCGCCCAACTAAAATACCTTTGATGTCTGTGCGACCTTTTGAGTATACTGAGGTAAGgtaaaatactaatattttgtttttatttttgtctttattaattattaattacatgCATAATTTACATTTCACTGTTATTCGAAgcaaaattgaatttatttagtGGTTACCATTTGTGGCCATCTCACAGTAATCATTCTAATATTTGCAATGAAGGTAATACTAAAAGATGAGCCGGATATTGATCCCAATGATCAAAGTTCTATTCTTGAGCACCTAGACAAAGTGGTATGTGGATATTGCTTATCAgatgatttttgttttgctCTGTCCTTTTGGTTGCTTGCAAACTTCTTGTGGGAGAGACCTACCTTGGTATCTTTTTACCCGAGTCTTTCTCTTTGGTTCCTCATAGTGATTATTCTTATAGAAATTTGTTCTTATTCAGTTGTGACAAAATTTGGCTACTCTGCTTTAGAGTCTGTTTCAGGACCACTAAAATTTGTTGGAACTTCAATTTTCTCAAATTACTTTTATGCATGGATCTGTGATCATACCTATCGCAACTCTGTTTTGATAATAGAATATGGTTCAGGTTGGGAAACTGATAGAAAAGTCTACTAAGCAGGTCGTCAATAGAAAAGAACTCAAGCTTCCACTAATACGTGTCAAGGTAATTTTTGTACATTGTACCATGACTTTTGAATGTCACATCTACCCTGAGTGGctcttttatgtttcttttctaGCAAGAAGATAATTCTGTAACTAATTGCTTTAATCTTTATTGTTTTTGATCTTGCGCCTTTCTTTGAGAAAACAATAGTAATTTTCATGATGTTAAACCGATTAAACGCCAATCTTGATGCATGTTGTCAGATTTACAAAATCATCAAAATCCAGAGTTTATTAGGAGCTTTTATTTGAACTTCTATTGGCTATAATGGACATCTAGTTAAAATggattttatatgatgttttctGGCATGTCCTTAACTTCTTCAATGTAAACTACAGGTGGATTATTCTGGATTTATGACTATAAACCCCCAAAGATTTGGGCAGAAATATGTTGGGAAGGTAATTTCTACCTATCTCTTTCCTGAATTAGTGTGCTAAGGCTGATTTTGGCCGAGAATTGTTTTCTACTGTTGATTAGTCATCCTTATTCTAGGTTGCAAATCCCCAAGACATTCTCATTTTCTCAAAGGCTACAAAAAGGACCAAGGTTGAAGGTAATTTGAGTTATCTTTATTTACCTTTCTATACCAAATTCATTTCATATCAACATTATTTTTCCAGTTAAAACATATCCTAGACAGGCTTCTTTTATCAGTTCTCTTACTGATGACGAAGCCacaattatacatttattttacattataacttaCGTTTCTTATTCCGGTTTTTCTAgctatttattttcttcctgaaaaacttattttagcCCTGTCCACACCTGCCTTTGATGCTGCTACTGCAGCATGCATTAGTTAGCCTCTTGTAATCTGTTTTGAGCAGTGCCAGTTAGCCCTGCCTCTGTTTCTATAATATCTGGCAATAGATCACTGCATATGAtagcactttttttttttgtatccCAAATTAGAATGATAAGAATCTTTGCAGAACCACACCACAAAAGCTAGCAGTTATAGTTGTAGAGCTCAAGGTATTATAAACCTCACCCTAGAACCTCATACTTCTAATGTAGGACTCAGGTCCCATTCCTTGCCACTGGATCCTAATATAGCAGCATGCTTTGCACTAGCCCTCTGGGCAGTCCCAAGTGAATATTGCAGTGCGATATCACCATCCACAGCACTCTTTTGCAGCTGAAAAATGATGGAAAGCTCTAGTACTAATTGATGGGAATCTCGGGAGAATTACACAAAAAGCTAGATGCGGTTATGATTAGAAATTTAGAATCAGCATTATGGACAGATTGGAGAATTGTGTTCTCTTTGTTTTTTGGCCATATTAAGAATCATGTACATGACATGCAATATatgtaaaacatataaaaagtCACTAGTTGGCCAATTGGTGTacatttatttttggtttaattgtgttacataatttgaaaaacAGTGATAGTCtcagttttcattttaaaatgtgCAAATTAGTAACCCTTACACATCTCTTTTTATAGGAAAAATTGATGATTCAGAACGACTTCGTCCAGAAGAATTAAACCAACAGAACATAGAGGCTTTGGTTGCTGAAAGTAATCTGGTATCTAATTATTTGGCTAATTTATTCCTTTCTGTTGTAAATATTGGGATATGAAGAAATATCCCTTTGTATCCtgatatatatcttttttatatcttttccTTAGTTTCCTTTTTGTTTACCCTATGAAACGGACAATAGAGcttgtattaaaaatatactgAATATATCAaagttctttttctttcaactctttTGATATTTCCATTTGTCTTTTATAGACACTTCTTAATGTAACTTGAATTTTGGTGGAAATTTTCATGTTTCATCAACAAAGATGCAAGAAAAAAAGATAATCATAAGAAACAGAGATCACTTCAATCCCTGTGCATACTTGTTCACATAATATGCAACTTCATGAAAATTCTAACTTATCACTGTTTAAGCTTGTTTACTAGTTGTGTAATTTTAGTAGATGACTCTGGACTGACTTGCGCTTTGTAGAAAAGAAACATGAATATGAAAGAAATtttcagtttttgtttttttcaatgTATCTGAACTCTAATATGGTTTTACAGAAAATGGAGATACTGCCAGTCAATGATTTGGATATTGCTTTGCAAAATTTTGTGAACAAGGATGAAAAACTGGCATTTTACACTTGTGTACAATACAATATTCAAGAAACACGAGTGAGTATTCTGTGCTGCATTTATCTTTCATATGCCTTTATGATGCTGCCACGTTGTAACATCTGGTCCATGGTTTATTCCACAGCCTGTTAAGATTTAATATAGAGCTTTCTTTTTACTGTCagttttttctcttctcattgATGACTTTCATGCTTGATCAGAATAAAATTGCTGAGGATCGGGATAACCTGAAGTTTGAGGAAGAGgatttgattattaaatttgGAGAATGTTTGGAGGTTAGAAGCTTCATCATTgttgtttattattaattgattttcaATGGATTTAGGTTTTAAATTCGTTTTGCTTTTGGAGAAAGCCATGATAGTACTTGGAGATAATCTAGGCACAAAAGCTTCCCATGTTCTTCAGACCTCCGTTGATCAGAAATTTGTTTGCAGTATTTTCCCCTGTTGGGGCCTTCATATTTTTTACACGTGGCAGTGGTTTTATGGAAGTAACATTTGAGTTTCATGAATGACTTGGTTGGTTATCTCTCTTGTTCTAGGAACGTGTCAAGGGACGATCTGCTCACTCCAAGGAACCCACACAACTCAATGATGGTGCTGAACCATGGAAGGTAAACCTTCGTGTGTATGATACTTGCTATTGCAATAGGGATGGACTTCTGGTTTTGTGCTGGCAATGTTATTATCCATGACCTCTGgtatatttttcttaacttctCTCTAATTCCATGTAGGATTTCCAAGGAAGAAGTGCTACTGGAACTGGAAGTACTGTAGCTTCCTTCAGTGATGATGAAGATGCCATACCAGTATCTAGCTCAAAGCCAAGTACTAGAGGTCGGAAAGGGTCATCTGGTGCATCTCAAACTACAACCAGAGGTAGGGGCAGGGGAAGAGGCAGAGGTTCCAGCACCATGAAGCAGACAACTCTTGATGGAGCTTTAGGGTTTCGCTTTTCTCAGAGGTGGTTTTTCTTGctgataaataaattatttagtaGCTTCGTTGAGTTCTTTGCAAAAATGCTATCAAACTTGAGAGTTTATGCTTAGCTCGTGGAACCTACAT
This genomic window contains:
- the LOC108334193 gene encoding double-strand break repair protein MRE11, which codes for MEGGDAANMLRILVATDCHLGYMEKDEVRRHDSFHAFEEICAIAERQGVDFVLLGGDLFHENKPSRSTLVKAIEILRRYCLNDRPVPFQVVSDQTLNFQNAFGHVNYEDPHFNVGLPVFTIHGNHDDPAGVDNLSVVDILSACNLVNYFGKTVLGGSGVGQIALHPILIRKGSTAVALYGLGNIRDERLNRMFQTPHAVQWMRPESQEGCQVSDWFNILVLHQNRVKTNPKNAINEHFLPRFLDFIVWGHEHECLVDPQEVPGMGFHISQPGSSVATSLIDGESKPKHVLLLEIKGNQYRPTKIPLMSVRPFEYTEVILKDEPDIDPNDQSSILEHLDKVVGKLIEKSTKQVVNRKELKLPLIRVKVDYSGFMTINPQRFGQKYVGKVANPQDILIFSKATKRTKVEGKIDDSERLRPEELNQQNIEALVAESNLKMEILPVNDLDIALQNFVNKDEKLAFYTCVQYNIQETRNKIAEDRDNLKFEEEDLIIKFGECLEERVKGRSAHSKEPTQLNDGAEPWKDFQGRSATGTGSTVASFSDDEDAIPVSSSKPSTRGRKGSSGASQTTTRGRGRGRGRGSSTMKQTTLDGALGFRFSQRSASVAAATAIQSDANEDNLASALSDDAEKNDVEEIDDSSENESRIPPGRKRAVPRGRGRGSTQSSKRGRKSDNSSIHRMLMNDDDDDDDEDIIKRLNKSQPRVTKSYGALRR